A portion of the Adhaeribacter radiodurans genome contains these proteins:
- a CDS encoding YfhO family protein has translation MKNPAVSSNAKQPLVTSPINPRQPFNFKKNVLPHVLAVLLFLALTAAYVAPILFENKSLVQNDILQSKGGSKEIQDYRDKHNGQEPLWTNSMFSGMPAYLITARFPGDLSYIFHNAFTLGMPAVAANIFLTLVCAYILFVVMGMSTWLAIAGSFAMTFTSYNLVILAAGHNTKSLAIAYIPLALAGLLYAFRKGNRRLWLGAALFTFGLAMHIRSNHMQITYYLLLLVLIFGIVYLIDAVKNGWLPDFLKRVVVLGICAIIAAGVSFGRLYTTAEYTKYSIRGKSELKAPNSGTGQSTGLDRDYAFNWSYGVGETMTLLVPNFYGGASVGSLSKNSETAKAMIQNGIPEVQVEEYLKSFPLYWGDQPGTSGPVYVGAIVCFLFVLGLFVVEKRMRYWLLAGTILSILLSWGKNFPAFNYFMFDYFPAYNKFRAVSMTLVIAQITMPLLGIFALYRFLYKGDVKEPQKKLLYAAAITGGICLLVFLFAGMGSFSNPNDERSLQQAWLINAVRADRAGMMRGDAIRSLIFIALAAGALYFYLRNKLAVTSAVILIAFLILIDLWTVDKRYLNNDNFQTNLTETHFEPTPADQSILQDKDLSYRVLNLGDPFNEARTSYFHKSIGGYHGAKMRRYADIIEQHIAQNNIKVLNMLNTRYFITGDQQQPVQRNPQALGNAWFVQKITKVNSPDEELAALKAFDPATEAVVDVSKFPVKQTQYSATGSTVKLTSYEPNDLKYDVSAAQEGLIVFSEIYYPEGWQAYLDGKPVEHIRANYVLRAMPVPAGKHTIEFKFEPASYSLGNTGSLISSILMILIIIGGIVYAVKSEKEELKESAR, from the coding sequence ATGAAAAATCCAGCCGTTTCGAGTAACGCCAAGCAACCCCTAGTTACAAGCCCCATTAATCCGCGGCAGCCATTTAATTTTAAAAAAAATGTATTGCCGCATGTGCTGGCGGTGCTATTATTCCTGGCTTTAACGGCTGCTTATGTGGCGCCTATTTTATTCGAAAATAAAAGTTTGGTGCAGAACGATATTCTGCAATCTAAAGGCGGCTCTAAAGAAATTCAGGATTACCGCGACAAACACAACGGCCAGGAACCGCTCTGGACAAATTCCATGTTCAGCGGCATGCCGGCTTACCTGATTACCGCCCGTTTCCCCGGCGATCTTTCTTATATTTTTCATAATGCCTTTACCCTGGGCATGCCAGCGGTGGCGGCTAATATTTTTTTAACGCTGGTTTGCGCCTACATTTTATTTGTGGTAATGGGTATGAGTACATGGCTCGCCATTGCCGGGTCGTTTGCCATGACTTTTACTTCGTATAACCTGGTTATTCTGGCGGCAGGGCACAATACCAAATCGTTGGCCATTGCTTACATTCCGCTGGCGCTGGCCGGTTTGCTTTACGCTTTCCGGAAAGGTAACCGGCGTTTGTGGTTGGGTGCAGCTTTGTTCACTTTTGGTTTAGCCATGCACATCCGCTCGAACCACATGCAGATAACCTATTATTTGCTGTTGCTGGTACTGATTTTTGGAATTGTTTATTTAATTGATGCGGTAAAAAATGGTTGGCTGCCCGATTTTCTGAAGCGAGTAGTAGTTCTGGGAATATGTGCAATTATTGCGGCCGGAGTTAGTTTTGGTCGCTTGTACACCACCGCCGAGTACACCAAATATTCCATCCGCGGTAAATCTGAACTAAAAGCACCAAACAGCGGCACTGGACAATCAACGGGTCTGGACCGGGATTACGCTTTTAACTGGAGCTACGGAGTTGGCGAAACCATGACTTTACTGGTACCTAATTTCTACGGCGGGGCCAGTGTAGGATCGTTAAGTAAAAACTCCGAAACTGCTAAGGCCATGATTCAGAATGGTATTCCGGAAGTACAAGTAGAAGAATATTTAAAAAGTTTTCCGTTGTATTGGGGCGACCAGCCGGGCACGAGTGGTCCGGTTTACGTGGGTGCCATTGTGTGCTTTCTATTTGTGTTAGGATTATTTGTCGTAGAAAAACGCATGCGTTACTGGTTATTAGCAGGTACTATTTTATCTATTCTGCTATCCTGGGGCAAAAACTTTCCGGCGTTTAATTATTTTATGTTCGATTACTTCCCAGCTTATAATAAGTTCCGGGCGGTATCCATGACCTTGGTAATTGCCCAGATTACCATGCCGCTATTGGGCATTTTTGCGCTGTATCGCTTTTTATACAAAGGCGATGTTAAAGAACCCCAGAAAAAGTTATTGTACGCAGCGGCTATTACAGGTGGTATTTGCTTGCTGGTGTTTTTGTTTGCCGGAATGGGCAGTTTTTCAAACCCCAATGACGAACGCTCCTTGCAACAAGCCTGGCTCATTAACGCCGTACGCGCTGACCGGGCGGGTATGATGCGCGGCGATGCAATTCGGTCGCTAATTTTTATTGCCTTAGCTGCAGGAGCCTTGTACTTTTATTTACGGAATAAATTAGCTGTCACCTCAGCGGTTATACTAATCGCATTTTTAATTTTAATCGACCTCTGGACCGTAGATAAACGTTATTTAAATAACGATAACTTTCAAACGAATTTAACGGAAACGCATTTTGAACCAACTCCGGCCGATCAATCAATTTTGCAGGATAAAGATTTAAGTTATCGGGTGCTTAACCTCGGCGATCCGTTTAACGAAGCGCGTACCTCATACTTCCATAAATCCATTGGGGGTTACCACGGGGCTAAAATGCGCCGCTACGCCGATATTATCGAGCAGCATATTGCCCAAAACAACATCAAGGTTTTAAATATGCTCAATACCCGGTACTTTATTACCGGCGACCAGCAGCAACCTGTGCAGCGAAATCCACAAGCCTTAGGCAATGCCTGGTTTGTGCAGAAAATTACCAAAGTAAACAGCCCCGACGAAGAATTAGCGGCCTTAAAAGCTTTTGATCCGGCCACGGAAGCAGTGGTAGATGTTTCTAAGTTCCCTGTAAAACAAACGCAGTATAGTGCAACTGGTTCTACGGTAAAACTCACCAGCTACGAACCCAACGATTTAAAATATGACGTTTCGGCCGCACAAGAAGGTTTAATCGTTTTCTCAGAGATTTATTACCCCGAAGGATGGCAAGCGTACCTCGACGGCAAACCAGTAGAACACATCCGGGCCAATTACGTGTTGCGGGCCATGCCGGTACCAGCCGGTAAGCACACCATAGAATTTAAGTTTGAACCTGCCTCGTACAGTTTGGGCAATACCGGTTCGCTTATTTCTTCTATTTTAATGATTTTAATTATAATTGGCGGTATTGTTTACGCCGTAAAATCAGAGAAAGAAGAATTAAAAGAATCCGCCAGATAG
- a CDS encoding DUF4834 family protein has product MKFFIILIITFFLMRLLMPYIIRWVLQVFVKRTIRKGGFTGTFGQPPFQQGPFQQQNQAQEGKINIDYVPNENKAKPSGGEFKGGEYVDYEEVK; this is encoded by the coding sequence ATGAAATTTTTCATAATCTTAATTATAACATTTTTTTTAATGCGGCTTTTAATGCCCTACATTATCCGATGGGTATTACAAGTTTTTGTGAAGCGCACCATCCGCAAAGGTGGTTTTACCGGTACTTTCGGCCAACCTCCTTTTCAACAGGGGCCATTTCAACAGCAAAATCAAGCTCAGGAAGGTAAAATAAATATTGACTACGTACCCAACGAAAACAAAGCCAAACCAAGTGGGGGAGAATTTAAAGGGGGCGAATACGTAGACTATGAAGAAGTAAAATAA
- a CDS encoding FkbM family methyltransferase has translation MKAIRKLLVKLLGFESYIRLVSKIYLQLVGAGWLAKKYPELFFLKKIIRPGFYCLDIGANLGYYSTFLSKMAGPQGKVLAVEPVPMFQQIWRDNVKASGVPNLELLPYALGGENTRIQMGTPERDGLLHHGMTKVTSSADEKYARLYEVEMKVPDELFRNLNRLDFVKCDVEGFEYQVFSHLQETLQKFKPLIQTELNGTENRTGVITLLQNLGYQPYILSATQTLVHCGDAQKLAHHPGDFYFKHSLAP, from the coding sequence GTGAAAGCAATTCGCAAGTTATTAGTAAAACTGCTCGGTTTTGAGAGCTATATCCGGCTGGTAAGTAAAATTTACCTGCAGTTAGTAGGTGCAGGATGGTTGGCTAAAAAGTACCCGGAATTATTTTTTTTAAAAAAAATAATTCGTCCGGGCTTTTATTGCCTCGATATTGGCGCTAACCTGGGCTACTACTCTACTTTTTTATCGAAAATGGCGGGACCGCAGGGCAAAGTATTGGCCGTTGAACCAGTACCTATGTTCCAGCAAATTTGGCGCGACAACGTAAAAGCGAGTGGCGTGCCAAATTTAGAATTATTACCCTACGCTTTGGGCGGCGAAAATACCCGCATTCAGATGGGAACGCCCGAGCGCGACGGCTTGCTGCACCACGGCATGACCAAAGTTACTTCTTCGGCTGACGAAAAATACGCCCGCCTTTACGAGGTAGAAATGAAAGTGCCCGACGAGTTGTTCCGCAACTTAAACCGGCTCGATTTTGTTAAATGCGACGTAGAAGGATTTGAATATCAGGTTTTCAGCCACCTGCAAGAAACTTTGCAAAAGTTTAAGCCATTAATACAAACAGAGTTAAATGGTACCGAAAACCGCACCGGAGTAATAACTTTATTGCAGAATTTAGGCTATCAACCGTATATTTTATCTGCCACGCAAACGTTAGTCCACTGTGGTGATGCGCAAAAGCTGGCGCACCATCCAGGTGATTTTTATTTTAAACATTCTTTAGCACCATGA
- a CDS encoding S41 family peptidase, whose translation MRKICFIFGLLVAFGITSCEKEYFEPQGNDSAEAVLEQVNTIFLEYYPSFTIRNVNWSAQYNQAKQNLNSSNDKEVLHQTLLQLLTPLKDGHVALLSENRPAFHGNDKPDDGKFQPELIQNQYIQQELFVSKDKDTEYFYGLLANDIAYIHFKTVYGEWSVLKDLLTQKLPQNKGLIIDLRRNEGGDFTYGLSGLEYLTDQKTYVFRSKTKNGAGPEAFTPWFKWYVQGKRAYTNKIVLITDSYTFSAGERLTMAIRSLPNVVHIGEATSGSTASIMFKELNNGWFIGLPTQIVEDNLGINHEGKGIPPTIKVINSDAGKDLVLETALNQF comes from the coding sequence ATGCGAAAAATTTGTTTTATTTTTGGACTGCTGGTAGCGTTCGGAATAACATCTTGTGAAAAAGAATACTTTGAACCCCAAGGAAATGACTCGGCCGAAGCCGTACTGGAGCAGGTAAACACCATCTTTCTGGAGTATTATCCTTCGTTTACTATTCGTAATGTAAACTGGTCGGCTCAATATAACCAAGCCAAGCAAAACCTGAATAGTAGCAACGATAAAGAAGTACTGCACCAAACCTTACTACAATTACTAACGCCTTTAAAAGACGGCCACGTAGCGTTACTGTCCGAAAACCGGCCAGCCTTTCACGGCAACGACAAACCCGATGATGGGAAATTTCAGCCGGAATTAATTCAAAACCAATACATTCAGCAAGAACTCTTTGTATCAAAAGATAAGGATACAGAATATTTTTACGGTTTATTAGCCAATGATATTGCTTACATTCATTTTAAAACGGTTTACGGCGAATGGTCGGTGTTAAAAGATTTACTAACCCAAAAACTACCCCAGAACAAAGGTTTAATTATTGATTTACGGCGCAACGAAGGTGGTGATTTTACCTATGGTTTATCGGGGTTAGAATATTTAACCGACCAGAAAACCTATGTTTTCCGGTCTAAGACGAAAAATGGTGCTGGTCCGGAAGCGTTTACTCCCTGGTTTAAGTGGTACGTACAAGGCAAAAGAGCCTATACCAACAAAATAGTGTTAATAACCGACTCATATACCTTTAGTGCCGGCGAACGCCTAACCATGGCTATCCGATCTTTACCAAATGTGGTCCATATTGGCGAAGCAACCAGTGGCTCCACGGCTTCGATTATGTTTAAAGAGTTAAACAACGGCTGGTTTATCGGGCTGCCCACCCAAATAGTAGAAGATAACCTTGGCATAAACCACGAAGGCAAAGGCATTCCGCCCACCATTAAAGTTATTAACTCCGACGCCGGTAAAGATTTAGTACTGGAAACCGCTCTTAATCAATTCTAA
- a CDS encoding LytR/AlgR family response regulator transcription factor encodes MKKSFTSFLWLKICASLLLGLFIATLGRDENLFYLLSQLWYMQDLLFASFATFLLIQYLAVITNYSFRHQELKASAVLQQTVLGLLVPVILISGMVQLYYKLAYSPEEFNQNYYRYEFPVIVFILVLLNLVFSYLKLQPRVQVITTPGSPTTPNTNITVPEPKPAPPAIPSSTANLEPVKTVIVEHGFKNIPIPVQDIAFIYKEEEFLGLKTFAGNTYRVSQSLDGFYQQLPPYLFFRVNRQFIINRRACKAFVPEQFGKLSVELLPAYKAPVTISQKKAAIFKNWIAEHQN; translated from the coding sequence ATGAAAAAATCCTTTACTTCTTTTCTTTGGTTAAAAATATGCGCCAGTTTACTACTGGGTTTATTTATTGCCACGCTGGGCCGCGACGAAAACTTATTTTATCTTTTATCGCAGTTGTGGTACATGCAAGATTTACTTTTTGCTTCTTTCGCTACCTTCCTTCTCATTCAATACCTCGCGGTTATTACTAATTATAGTTTCCGGCACCAGGAATTAAAGGCATCGGCGGTGTTACAGCAAACAGTGTTAGGATTGTTGGTTCCGGTAATTCTGATTAGCGGTATGGTGCAGTTGTACTATAAACTGGCTTATTCGCCGGAGGAGTTTAACCAAAATTATTACCGGTATGAATTTCCGGTTATTGTGTTTATTCTGGTGTTGCTCAATTTAGTTTTTTCTTACTTAAAGCTGCAACCGCGCGTTCAGGTAATCACTACCCCCGGATCGCCTACTACTCCCAATACTAATATAACCGTACCCGAACCTAAACCTGCCCCACCGGCCATACCTTCTTCCACGGCCAATCTGGAACCGGTAAAAACCGTAATAGTAGAGCACGGTTTTAAAAACATTCCCATCCCTGTTCAGGATATTGCTTTTATTTATAAAGAAGAAGAATTCCTAGGTTTGAAAACTTTTGCCGGTAATACCTACCGGGTATCTCAAAGCTTAGACGGATTTTACCAGCAATTACCGCCGTATTTATTTTTCCGGGTTAATCGCCAATTTATTATTAACCGCAGGGCCTGCAAAGCCTTTGTCCCGGAGCAATTTGGGAAGCTGTCGGTAGAGCTTTTACCCGCTTACAAAGCACCCGTAACTATTTCCCAGAAAAAAGCGGCAATTTTTAAAAACTGGATAGCCGAACATCAAAATTAA
- the carB gene encoding carbamoyl-phosphate synthase large subunit, whose amino-acid sequence MPRDTSIKSVLIIGSGPIIIGQAAEFDYSGTQAARSLREEGIEVTLINSNPATIMTDSVTADNIYLKPLEKKYIIEILQKHKIDAVLPTMGGQTALNLAIDCENAGIWKKYGVRIIGVDIKAIETTEDREKFRLKMLELGVNVCKGNTATSFLEGKEIAQEIGFPLVIRPSFTLGGTGGGFVNTPADFDKALNRGLHASPIHEVLVEQSILGWKEYELELLRDNNQNIIIICSIENFDPMGIHTGDSITVAPAMTLPDTVYQRMRNLAIKMMNGIGQFAGGCNVQFAVNPENDDIIAIEINPRVSRSSALASKATGYPIAKIAAKLAIGYNLDELKNAITKTTSAFFEPALDYVIVKIPRWNFDKFKGANKQLGLQMKSVGEVMGIGRTFQEALQKACQSLEIKRNGIGADGKELTNYDQLIESLTYPSWNRLFSVKDAMRFGIPTSTIQKITKIDPWFLHQIEELDYVEKQLRKYTLDTLPVDLFRKAKQQGYADRQIAYLLNCLESEVHAKRTELGINRVFKLVDTCAAEFEAKTPYYYSTFEGENESVVSDKKKIVVLGSGPNRIGQGIEFDYSCVHGVLAAKECGYETIMINCNPETVSTDFDISDKLYFEPVFWEHIYDIILHEKPVGVIVQLGGQTALKLAEKLDRYGIKILGTSFEALDLAEDRGAFSTLLKENNIPYPPFASVQSADEALVVCKDLKFPLLVRPSYVLGGQSMKIVINEKELEAQVVDIVKDNPGNKVLLDHFLDRAIEAEADAICDGEDVYIIGIMEHIEPAGIHSGDSYAVLPPFDLSENVIRQIEEHTKKIALALRTVGLINIQFAIKNETVYIIEANPRASRTVPFIAKAYQEPYVNYATKVMLGEKKVKDFDFKPVKKGYAIKVPVFSHSKFPEVNKELGPEMKSTGEAIYFIDDLQDDYFINVYSERNLYLSK is encoded by the coding sequence ATGCCCCGAGATACCAGCATTAAATCCGTTTTGATTATTGGTAGCGGCCCCATAATAATTGGCCAGGCCGCCGAATTTGATTACTCCGGTACCCAGGCCGCCCGCTCCTTACGCGAAGAAGGCATTGAAGTAACACTCATTAATTCTAATCCGGCTACGATTATGACGGATAGTGTTACCGCCGACAATATTTACCTGAAGCCACTGGAAAAAAAGTACATTATCGAAATCCTGCAAAAGCACAAGATAGACGCCGTGCTACCTACCATGGGTGGTCAAACGGCTCTAAACTTAGCGATTGACTGCGAAAATGCCGGTATTTGGAAAAAATACGGTGTACGTATAATCGGGGTGGATATTAAAGCCATTGAAACTACCGAAGACCGGGAAAAATTTCGGTTAAAGATGTTAGAACTGGGCGTAAACGTTTGCAAAGGCAATACTGCTACCTCCTTCTTGGAAGGTAAAGAAATTGCCCAGGAAATTGGCTTCCCGTTGGTTATCCGGCCTTCGTTTACCTTAGGCGGTACCGGGGGTGGCTTTGTGAATACTCCGGCTGATTTCGATAAAGCTTTGAACCGCGGGTTGCACGCCTCGCCCATCCACGAAGTGTTGGTAGAGCAAAGTATTTTGGGCTGGAAAGAATATGAATTGGAGTTGCTCCGCGATAATAACCAGAACATTATTATTATCTGCTCCATCGAAAACTTCGACCCGATGGGTATTCATACCGGCGACTCGATTACCGTAGCGCCCGCCATGACTTTACCCGACACCGTTTATCAGCGAATGCGCAATTTAGCCATTAAAATGATGAATGGGATTGGTCAGTTTGCCGGAGGTTGTAACGTGCAGTTTGCCGTAAACCCCGAGAACGACGATATTATTGCTATTGAAATTAACCCGCGCGTAAGCCGCTCTTCGGCGCTGGCTTCTAAAGCCACTGGTTACCCAATCGCCAAAATTGCCGCCAAACTAGCCATTGGCTACAACCTCGACGAGTTAAAGAACGCCATCACCAAAACCACTTCGGCTTTCTTTGAGCCGGCTCTGGATTACGTAATTGTAAAGATACCGCGCTGGAATTTTGATAAATTTAAAGGCGCCAACAAGCAATTAGGCTTGCAAATGAAATCGGTGGGTGAAGTAATGGGCATTGGCCGTACTTTCCAGGAAGCTTTACAGAAAGCGTGTCAGAGTTTAGAAATTAAGCGGAACGGTATTGGCGCCGATGGCAAAGAATTAACCAACTACGACCAGCTGATTGAAAGTTTAACTTACCCAAGCTGGAACCGCTTGTTCAGCGTGAAAGACGCCATGCGGTTTGGTATTCCAACTTCTACTATCCAAAAAATAACCAAAATAGATCCGTGGTTTTTGCACCAGATAGAAGAGCTGGATTACGTAGAAAAACAACTCCGTAAATACACCCTGGATACTTTGCCGGTGGACTTATTCCGGAAAGCGAAACAACAAGGCTACGCCGACCGCCAGATTGCGTATCTGCTTAACTGCCTGGAAAGCGAAGTGCACGCGAAACGGACGGAGTTAGGCATTAACCGCGTATTTAAATTAGTAGATACCTGCGCCGCTGAATTTGAAGCAAAAACCCCATATTACTATTCTACTTTCGAAGGCGAAAACGAAAGCGTAGTAAGCGATAAAAAGAAAATAGTTGTACTGGGTTCCGGACCTAACCGCATCGGGCAAGGTATCGAGTTTGATTATTCGTGCGTGCATGGCGTATTAGCGGCTAAAGAATGTGGTTACGAAACCATCATGATTAACTGCAACCCCGAAACGGTTTCCACAGATTTTGATATTTCGGATAAACTCTACTTTGAGCCGGTTTTCTGGGAACACATTTACGATATTATCCTGCACGAAAAGCCCGTTGGCGTGATTGTGCAGTTAGGTGGCCAGACTGCCTTAAAGCTGGCCGAAAAGTTAGACCGCTACGGCATTAAAATTTTAGGTACTTCCTTCGAAGCCTTGGATTTAGCCGAGGACCGTGGCGCTTTCTCTACCTTACTAAAAGAAAATAACATTCCGTATCCGCCGTTTGCTTCGGTACAAAGTGCGGATGAGGCCTTAGTAGTTTGCAAAGATTTAAAATTCCCGCTGTTGGTTCGGCCAAGTTACGTGTTGGGTGGCCAAAGCATGAAAATTGTAATTAACGAGAAAGAACTCGAAGCCCAGGTAGTAGATATTGTAAAAGATAATCCGGGTAATAAAGTTCTGCTCGACCACTTCCTCGATCGGGCTATCGAAGCCGAAGCGGATGCCATTTGCGACGGCGAAGACGTGTATATCATCGGGATAATGGAGCACATAGAACCGGCGGGTATTCACTCCGGCGATTCTTACGCGGTGTTGCCACCCTTCGATTTAAGCGAAAACGTTATTCGCCAGATAGAAGAGCATACTAAGAAAATTGCTTTAGCTTTACGTACGGTTGGTTTGATTAATATTCAATTTGCGATTAAAAACGAAACGGTTTATATAATTGAAGCGAACCCCCGGGCTAGCCGCACCGTGCCGTTTATTGCGAAAGCTTACCAAGAACCTTACGTAAATTACGCTACCAAAGTAATGCTGGGCGAAAAGAAAGTAAAAGACTTTGACTTTAAGCCGGTAAAAAAAGGTTATGCCATTAAAGTACCCGTATTCTCGCACAGTAAATTCCCGGAAGTAAACAAAGAACTCGGCCCCGAAATGAAATCTACCGGCGAAGCCATCTACTTTATTGATGATTTGCAGGATGATTATTTTATTAACGTCTACTCCGAGCGCAATTTGTATCTGAGTAAATAA
- a CDS encoding SDR family NAD(P)-dependent oxidoreductase, protein MTTSNKSWLWATAGIGAIVAIRALAREQNKYSFQGKVVVITGGSRGLGLVLARQLAAEGARLAICSRTEDQLKRAEQELTQKGAEVLALPCDVTNRVQVEQFIQKVIKYYGRIDVLINNAGVIQAGPLTDMTLTDFEEALNTHFWAPLYTMWTTVPHMKERSQGRIVNIASVGGKVSIPHLVPYSASKFALVGLSNGFRQELKKDGILVTTVNPGLTRTGSNLNIKVKGQSEKEYAWFTSAGASLLISSSVEKTARKIIDACRYGEAEVLTNVPAKILALANQVLPELTSDALSLTNKILPDENGNETNTRGFENESDLVPDHLRERGQRAARENNEI, encoded by the coding sequence ATGACAACAAGTAATAAATCATGGCTTTGGGCTACTGCGGGCATTGGCGCAATTGTGGCCATCCGGGCTTTGGCCCGGGAACAAAACAAATATTCTTTTCAAGGTAAGGTAGTAGTTATTACCGGCGGATCACGCGGACTTGGTTTGGTGCTGGCCCGGCAGTTAGCGGCCGAAGGTGCCCGCTTAGCCATTTGCTCCCGCACCGAAGATCAACTAAAAAGAGCAGAGCAAGAGTTAACGCAAAAAGGAGCCGAAGTGCTGGCTTTGCCCTGCGATGTAACCAACCGTGTGCAGGTAGAGCAATTTATCCAGAAAGTAATAAAATACTACGGGCGCATTGATGTGCTCATAAATAATGCAGGTGTTATTCAGGCTGGTCCGCTGACGGATATGACCTTAACTGATTTTGAAGAAGCTCTAAATACCCACTTCTGGGCACCGCTTTATACCATGTGGACTACTGTGCCGCATATGAAAGAACGTAGCCAAGGCCGCATTGTAAACATTGCTTCGGTGGGTGGCAAGGTAAGTATTCCGCACTTAGTACCTTACAGCGCCAGCAAGTTTGCCTTGGTTGGATTATCGAATGGATTTCGCCAAGAATTAAAAAAAGATGGAATTTTAGTAACAACGGTAAATCCAGGATTAACTCGTACGGGCAGCAACTTAAACATCAAGGTGAAAGGGCAATCTGAAAAAGAATATGCTTGGTTTACCAGCGCTGGAGCCAGTTTGTTAATTTCGTCGAGTGTAGAAAAAACGGCGCGTAAAATTATAGATGCCTGTCGCTACGGCGAAGCCGAAGTATTAACCAATGTACCCGCTAAAATCCTGGCATTAGCCAACCAGGTACTGCCTGAGTTAACTTCAGATGCATTAAGTTTAACGAATAAAATATTGCCCGACGAAAATGGTAATGAAACCAACACGCGTGGTTTTGAAAACGAATCAGATTTAGTTCCGGATCACTTGCGGGAAAGAGGCCAGCGAGCAGCCCGTGAAAATAACGAAATATGA
- a CDS encoding PQQ-dependent sugar dehydrogenase gives MKIKLYQPYLIYAFGILAGFLTSCSKPKQELREIKLAIKHLIEDVEDLSQVHLASAVTEEVRFDRIELPNTKDHHTSVTVGPDGKLYASTIDGRIKRFTIKPDGTLSNPQIIYSLQDVSGKRTPRITIGLTFDPTSTSTNLIAWVTHSTFMFMDGPDWDGKLTRLSGPNLEKVQDVLVNLPRSAKDHLTNSIAFGPDKALYFCQGSNTAMGGPDSTWANRREHLLSAAILRLDLNKIQEAVLPIDVKTDDGGSYNPYAPDAPLTLYATGIRNAYDLLWHSNGELYVTTNGSGAGGNTPASVPGARRPDGSFYSGPKVPAITNVTDDQKDYLLRVEKGGYYGHPNPSRGEYIMNGGNPTAEIDPAQFNQYPVGIQPDPNYRGFAYEFPVHNSPNGIIEYKGSAFKEQLKGKILIVRLMGNRDIIVLAPNGRHKNISRETPGRAIPGFADFMLPLDLTEDINTGNIYVSEYGGDGQITLLKPILKEPTSMITFSSFFN, from the coding sequence ATGAAAATTAAATTATACCAGCCATATCTTATTTATGCTTTTGGAATATTAGCAGGATTTCTTACTTCCTGTTCTAAGCCAAAGCAGGAATTAAGAGAAATTAAATTAGCGATAAAGCACCTGATTGAAGATGTAGAAGATCTATCGCAAGTGCATTTAGCAAGTGCCGTAACCGAGGAAGTTCGATTTGATAGAATAGAATTACCTAATACAAAAGATCATCATACCAGTGTTACAGTAGGTCCGGACGGGAAATTATACGCGAGTACTATAGACGGACGCATTAAACGATTTACTATAAAGCCAGATGGTACACTAAGTAATCCTCAAATTATTTATTCTTTACAGGATGTAAGTGGTAAACGCACTCCCCGCATAACCATAGGTTTAACCTTCGATCCAACTTCTACTTCTACTAATTTAATTGCTTGGGTAACGCACAGTACTTTTATGTTTATGGATGGCCCGGACTGGGACGGTAAATTAACCCGTTTATCTGGTCCTAACCTGGAGAAAGTGCAGGATGTATTAGTAAACCTACCGCGGTCGGCGAAAGACCATTTAACTAACAGCATTGCTTTTGGTCCGGATAAAGCCCTTTATTTCTGTCAGGGTAGCAATACGGCTATGGGCGGGCCCGATAGTACCTGGGCAAATCGCCGGGAACATTTACTTTCTGCTGCTATTTTACGACTGGATTTAAATAAAATACAAGAAGCAGTACTGCCTATAGATGTAAAAACCGATGATGGTGGCAGTTATAACCCCTATGCTCCTGATGCTCCCTTAACTCTGTATGCCACGGGTATTCGTAACGCATACGATTTGTTATGGCACAGCAACGGAGAATTATACGTAACTACCAATGGATCGGGGGCGGGTGGTAATACTCCTGCTTCTGTTCCGGGTGCTCGTCGGCCAGATGGTAGTTTTTACTCGGGACCTAAAGTGCCTGCCATTACCAACGTAACAGACGATCAGAAAGATTACTTATTACGTGTAGAAAAAGGAGGATATTATGGGCATCCTAATCCGAGCCGTGGTGAGTATATTATGAATGGAGGTAATCCTACCGCTGAAATAGATCCAGCCCAATTTAACCAATACCCGGTGGGTATTCAGCCTGATCCTAATTACCGCGGGTTTGCCTATGAGTTTCCGGTGCATAACTCACCTAATGGTATAATAGAATACAAGGGCAGCGCTTTCAAAGAACAATTAAAAGGAAAAATTTTGATAGTAAGATTAATGGGCAACCGCGATATTATAGTGTTAGCACCTAACGGTCGTCATAAGAATATTAGCCGTGAAACTCCTGGTAGAGCTATTCCTGGATTTGCCGATTTTATGTTGCCCCTTGACTTAACCGAAGATATTAATACGGGAAACATTTACGTGTCGGAGTACGGCGGAGATGGCCAGATTACCCTTCTGAAACCTATACTTAAAGAACCGACCTCTATGATCACCTTTAGCAGCTTCTTTAATTAG